A region from the Pseudomonas cucumis genome encodes:
- a CDS encoding vWA domain-containing protein produces MFEFAWPWIFALLPLPWLMRVLLPVADSGEPALNVSFLSDLEGLVRRRARANLPAWRQQAPFILLWLLLLIAAARPQWLGEPLPVAASGRDLLVAVDVSGSMDFPDMRWQDEEVSRLSLVQHLLGDFLESRDGDRVGLILFGSQAYLQAPLTFDRHTVRVWLDEARIGIAGKNTAIGDAIGLALKRLRQRPAQSRVLILVTDGANNGGEIDPLTAARLAANEGVKIYPIGIGADPEQGGTLGFLGINPSLDLDEPALKAIAQATGGQYFRARDGEELQAIKRMLDKLEPVTQQPTQARPAQALYHWPLAMALLLSMLLVIRERWPDNPLRRLFTKKLFLQTQLPDWRQRLKRLRLRRRR; encoded by the coding sequence ATGTTTGAGTTCGCCTGGCCGTGGATCTTCGCCCTGCTGCCACTGCCCTGGCTGATGCGGGTACTGCTGCCGGTGGCCGACAGCGGCGAACCGGCGCTCAACGTCAGCTTCCTCAGCGACCTCGAAGGCCTCGTTCGCCGCCGCGCCCGGGCGAATCTGCCGGCGTGGCGCCAGCAAGCACCGTTCATTTTGTTATGGCTGTTACTGCTGATCGCCGCCGCACGCCCGCAGTGGCTCGGTGAACCCCTCCCGGTTGCCGCCAGTGGCCGCGATCTGCTGGTGGCGGTGGACGTGTCCGGCTCCATGGATTTCCCCGACATGCGGTGGCAGGACGAAGAGGTCAGCCGACTGTCGCTGGTGCAGCATTTGCTCGGTGATTTTCTCGAAAGTCGCGACGGCGACCGGGTCGGGTTGATCCTGTTCGGCAGTCAGGCCTATCTGCAAGCGCCGCTGACCTTCGACCGGCACACCGTGCGCGTGTGGCTCGACGAAGCGCGGATCGGTATCGCCGGCAAGAACACCGCCATCGGCGATGCCATCGGCCTGGCCCTCAAACGCCTGCGCCAACGTCCGGCACAAAGCCGTGTGCTGATTCTGGTCACCGATGGCGCCAACAACGGCGGCGAGATTGACCCGCTGACCGCCGCACGACTGGCGGCCAACGAAGGCGTGAAAATCTACCCGATCGGTATCGGCGCCGATCCGGAACAAGGCGGTACCTTGGGATTCCTGGGCATCAACCCGAGCCTGGACCTCGATGAGCCGGCCTTGAAAGCCATCGCTCAAGCCACTGGCGGCCAGTATTTCCGCGCCCGCGACGGCGAGGAATTGCAGGCGATCAAGCGCATGCTCGACAAACTGGAACCGGTCACCCAGCAACCCACTCAGGCCCGCCCGGCCCAGGCGTTGTATCACTGGCCTCTGGCAATGGCGCTGTTGTTGAGCATGCTGCTGGTGATTCGCGAGCGCTGGCCGGATAACCCGTTGCGACGGCTGTTTACCAAGAAGCTGTTTTTGCAAACGCAACTGCCCGACTGGCGTCAGCGGCTTAAACGCCTGCGTCTGCGGAGGCGCCGATGA
- a CDS encoding tetratricopeptide repeat protein: MIALWPHWFRPWWLLLLPLLGWLLWQLWHRQKRAGRWQMILPPAFHAALLSGGSGRESKLPWVALGLAWVLTVLALLGPSWQRVEQTSQKPADPLVVLLELTPEMLATDSAPNRLEQARRKLLDLLQNRSDAQTAIIVYAGSAHTLVPLSDDLSTSRNLVDALKPSLMPLAGHRADLAVVKALALLDQGALGQGRILLIGSSLTEQERQGIRQALDDKSTPFLMLGIGTAEGAPVAQDDGSFLKDDLGAILVPRLDGPSLKAFANGLGGRYRQARLDDADLRGLGLLDGPRDLRNDGQTLRLDTWADQGYWLLLPLLLLAACAGRRGWLFCLPLLFMLPQPSYAFDFEDLWLRPDQQGLHLLKQKRPAEAAQHFEDPQWQGVALYEAGDYSGAAQRFAQGTDAHAHYNRGNALAKSGELEAALDAYDQALERQPDLRPALTNKALVESLLKQKTSAPPVEPDKTADGKPETITQEPPPGSATQPSNGEPKADAEQTTPDAEQPPTTPPQPGANEVPGSELGDEQSTTPPRRPASDMIEGEQRQALEQWLRKIPDDPGELLRRKFWYEQQQHQDQEKTR, translated from the coding sequence ATGATTGCGCTCTGGCCGCACTGGTTCCGCCCTTGGTGGCTGCTGTTGTTGCCGTTGCTGGGCTGGTTGCTCTGGCAACTCTGGCACCGGCAGAAACGTGCCGGCCGCTGGCAAATGATTCTGCCGCCGGCCTTCCATGCCGCGCTGCTCAGTGGTGGCAGCGGTCGCGAGAGCAAACTGCCATGGGTCGCCCTTGGCCTGGCTTGGGTGCTGACCGTACTGGCCCTGCTGGGGCCGAGCTGGCAGCGCGTCGAACAAACCAGCCAGAAACCCGCCGACCCGCTGGTGGTGTTGCTTGAGCTGACCCCGGAAATGCTCGCCACCGATAGTGCGCCGAACAGGCTGGAACAAGCCCGGCGCAAACTGTTAGACCTGCTGCAAAACCGCAGCGACGCCCAGACCGCAATCATCGTCTACGCCGGCAGCGCCCACACCTTGGTGCCGCTGTCGGATGACCTGTCGACCAGCCGCAATCTGGTGGATGCACTCAAGCCGTCGCTGATGCCCCTGGCCGGTCATCGTGCCGATCTGGCGGTGGTCAAGGCCCTTGCGCTGCTGGATCAGGGCGCCCTCGGCCAGGGTCGGATCCTGCTGATCGGTTCGTCGCTGACGGAACAGGAACGCCAAGGGATTCGCCAGGCGCTGGACGACAAGTCCACGCCATTTCTGATGCTCGGTATCGGCACCGCCGAAGGTGCGCCGGTCGCGCAGGACGACGGCAGTTTCCTCAAGGATGACCTGGGCGCAATTCTGGTGCCCCGTCTGGACGGCCCCAGCCTTAAAGCCTTTGCCAACGGCCTGGGCGGACGTTATCGCCAGGCGCGTCTGGACGATGCCGACCTGCGCGGCCTTGGCCTGCTCGACGGCCCACGGGATCTGCGCAACGACGGCCAGACATTGCGCCTCGACACTTGGGCCGATCAGGGATACTGGCTGCTGCTGCCACTGTTATTGCTGGCCGCCTGTGCCGGGCGCCGGGGTTGGCTGTTCTGCCTGCCGCTGCTGTTCATGCTGCCGCAACCGAGTTACGCCTTCGACTTCGAAGACTTGTGGCTGCGTCCCGATCAGCAGGGCCTGCATTTGCTCAAACAAAAGCGCCCGGCCGAGGCCGCGCAGCATTTCGAAGATCCGCAGTGGCAAGGTGTGGCGCTCTATGAAGCCGGTGACTACAGTGGCGCCGCCCAGCGGTTTGCCCAAGGCACCGACGCCCACGCCCACTACAATCGGGGTAACGCCTTGGCCAAAAGCGGTGAGCTGGAAGCGGCGCTGGATGCTTACGATCAAGCGCTGGAACGTCAACCGGATCTGCGTCCGGCCCTGACCAACAAGGCACTGGTGGAAAGCCTGCTCAAGCAGAAAACCTCAGCGCCACCCGTCGAGCCGGACAAAACCGCCGACGGCAAACCCGAAACCATCACCCAGGAACCTCCGCCGGGCAGCGCCACCCAACCAAGCAATGGCGAGCCGAAAGCCGACGCCGAGCAAACCACACCGGACGCCGAGCAGCCGCCCACGACGCCACCGCAACCGGGCGCCAATGAAGTCCCGGGCAGCGAGTTGGGCGATGAGCAAAGCACCACGCCACCCCGGCGCCCGGCCAGCGACATGATTGAAGGCGAACAGCGCCAGGCGCTGGAGCAATGGCTGCGCAAGATCCCGGATGACCCCGGCGAACTGCTCAGACGCAAATTCTGGTACGAACAGCAACAACATCAGGATCAGGAAAAAACTCGATGA
- a CDS encoding DUF4381 domain-containing protein, with protein MSSLDQLQPLISPPPIGFWPPAPGWWLLLLLLPLIGFGLWQLRRFIPNKRPIVRAEQPLDPVRLAALAELALMPKPYDGAPAGAWLQQLNGLLKRLCRNHYPYSQSHTLNGRKWLAFLDNRCPAAGLTRWMVLVEGAYKPECKLDDKAIAGLTQAVDTWIRKHV; from the coding sequence ATGAGCAGCCTCGATCAACTGCAACCGCTGATTTCCCCGCCACCGATCGGCTTCTGGCCGCCAGCACCGGGCTGGTGGCTGCTGCTGTTATTGCTGCCATTGATCGGTTTCGGCCTGTGGCAGTTACGGCGTTTCATCCCGAACAAGCGCCCTATCGTGCGCGCCGAACAACCGCTGGACCCGGTGCGTCTCGCTGCCCTGGCCGAACTCGCCCTGATGCCCAAACCCTACGACGGCGCCCCGGCCGGCGCCTGGTTGCAACAACTCAATGGCTTGCTCAAACGCCTGTGCCGCAACCATTACCCCTACAGCCAGAGCCACACCCTTAACGGGCGCAAGTGGCTGGCGTTCCTTGATAACCGCTGCCCGGCCGCCGGCCTTACACGCTGGATGGTACTGGTGGAAGGCGCCTACAAACCCGAATGCAAACTCGACGACAAGGCCATCGCTGGCCTGACTCAAGCTGTCGACACCTGGATTCGCAAACATGTTTGA
- a CDS encoding BatD family protein: MTRFTAFLFALLPALLLCTVQAQAAELVASVDRSRLNSGETVELTLETSDVTQFGKPDLTPLEPLFEVRGTRQVNQLNTLNGNTQATTRWIITLLPRQNGSVVIPSLQLGDVQSQPITVQVIESETQDSSNALAPVFIEASLDQNSVYVQAQAILTLRIYHSVSLYDDSSLTPLQIPDARIEQLGEPRTYEKVINGLRHGVIEMRYAIYPQRSGELVIPAQMFSATPVDTRPSQDATPQGPKPGKQMRVKSAEIPLTVKAKPGTYPADVPWLPARSLTLSESWSPEPDHAQVGYSLTRSLTLNAEGLASSQLPPLPATEINGLRRYPDQPVLGNQSSERGLIGSREDREALVPTRTGAIDLPSVEVVWWNTFEDHLEHSSLPARTLQVASNPSLIVDSPAGSAQAISGASNEAAWWWKLSTVILACTTLLGFGLWWRARSQPAILRAAQTGPSPRTLLDDLKRACQANDTHATRQALDAWARQQPETLADMAARFVPLSDALDGLNGALYSETGQYWQGEDLWRAIRAIPTAEGVQDLVGDTGLPPLYPK; this comes from the coding sequence ATGACCCGCTTCACCGCCTTTTTGTTCGCATTGTTGCCAGCCCTGTTGCTCTGCACCGTTCAGGCCCAGGCTGCGGAGCTGGTCGCCAGCGTCGATCGCAGCCGCCTGAATTCCGGCGAGACGGTCGAACTGACCCTGGAAACCAGCGACGTGACCCAGTTCGGCAAACCCGACCTGACCCCGCTGGAGCCGCTGTTCGAAGTGCGCGGCACCCGTCAGGTCAACCAACTGAACACCCTCAACGGCAACACTCAGGCAACCACCCGCTGGATCATCACCCTGCTGCCCCGGCAAAATGGCAGCGTGGTGATTCCATCGCTGCAACTGGGCGACGTCCAGAGCCAGCCGATTACCGTGCAGGTGATCGAAAGCGAAACCCAGGACAGCAGCAACGCACTGGCGCCGGTGTTCATCGAGGCCAGCCTCGACCAGAACAGCGTCTACGTGCAGGCTCAGGCGATCCTGACCTTGCGCATCTACCATTCGGTGTCGCTGTACGACGACAGCAGCCTGACCCCGTTGCAAATTCCCGATGCGCGCATCGAACAGCTGGGCGAGCCGCGCACCTACGAAAAAGTCATCAACGGATTGCGCCATGGCGTGATCGAAATGCGCTACGCAATCTACCCGCAGCGCAGCGGTGAACTGGTTATTCCGGCGCAGATGTTCAGTGCCACGCCAGTCGATACCCGACCGTCCCAGGACGCAACACCCCAAGGGCCAAAACCGGGCAAGCAGATGCGCGTCAAATCCGCCGAGATCCCGCTGACGGTCAAGGCCAAACCCGGCACGTATCCAGCCGATGTGCCCTGGCTGCCGGCCCGCAGCCTGACCCTGAGCGAAAGCTGGAGCCCGGAACCGGATCATGCGCAGGTCGGCTACTCGCTGACCCGCAGCCTGACCCTGAACGCCGAAGGCCTCGCCAGCTCCCAACTGCCCCCCTTGCCCGCCACAGAGATCAACGGCCTGCGGCGCTACCCGGATCAACCGGTGCTGGGCAACCAGAGCAGCGAACGCGGCTTGATCGGCAGTCGCGAGGACCGTGAAGCCCTGGTGCCAACCCGCACCGGCGCCATTGACCTGCCGAGCGTTGAAGTGGTCTGGTGGAACACCTTCGAGGATCACCTGGAACACAGCAGCCTGCCCGCCCGCACACTGCAAGTGGCGAGCAATCCGAGCCTGATCGTCGATAGCCCGGCGGGCAGCGCGCAGGCAATCTCCGGCGCCAGCAACGAAGCTGCCTGGTGGTGGAAACTCAGCACCGTGATCCTGGCCTGCACTACCCTGCTGGGCTTCGGCCTGTGGTGGCGCGCCCGCTCGCAACCGGCAATCCTGCGTGCCGCGCAAACCGGCCCGAGCCCACGCACCCTGCTCGACGACCTCAAACGCGCCTGCCAGGCCAACGACACCCACGCCACCCGCCAGGCCCTCGACGCCTGGGCCCGGCAACAACCGGAAACCCTGGCCGACATGGCGGCGCGTTTTGTGCCGCTGTCGGATGCGCTGGACGGCCTGAACGGCGCGCTGTACAGCGAAACCGGCCAGTACTGGCAGGGCGAAGATCTCTGGCGCGCGATTCGTGCGATCCCGACGGCCGAAGGGGTTCAGGATCTGGTCGGCGATACTGGGTTGCCGCCGCTTTATCCCAAATAG
- a CDS encoding AAA family ATPase — MKILAIRLKNLASLAGPFEIDFTAEPLASAGLFAITGPTGAGKSTLLDALCLALFGAVPRLNNTGRDAKVPDADGEIGTGDPRTLLRRGTGEGYAEVDFVGIDGRRYRARWEANRAREKAGGKLQASRQSLRDIDQDQLLASQKGEYKAQLEAALGLNFEQFTRAVMLAQSEFSAFLKADDNDRSELLEKLTDTALYTRLGRRAFDKTKEAREAHKLLQDQATGVTPLSPEARAELDERFNDAQQQLKTQQAQLKQLELQHTWLKDLHQLQDAQQSATEQLHSAQQHWNSLAGERLKLTRLEQLAPQRHQFARKTELTAQLTPLAAQIQQHTQQQSELTERQTQLEQSLSTAQTALTQAQSQHTSSAPLLRQAFEEQSTLARLVKDASLSADLKQQAEQACIQGQGTIQGLLDQQKQVAERLQRIAVELEQSTHLAPLSDAWNAYRDRLQQLMLIGNRLNKGQAELAALEQSAARAAEELATQRQSLEVLYKEAGAEPEAVAEQIQILGNLLQDNRKQLRAFEELTRLWASQQELDKRGAELQQRQLAAQQDRDRLTQDGVKTKAELSVAEQTLTVTRELLERQRLARSASVEELRAQLQDDQPCPVCGSPDHPYHQPEALLQSLGRHDESEQANAQKAVDLLKEKLTDLRAEVGGLIAQQKELLQQQEQLASQQQGLTPSLEAHPLSAQLLDQDASKRDTWLTQQSSQLNQSITQDEQRQTALLTLQQDAARLAQQLRSAEAASQQATQHLLNQQRELSSDRQRLDEELKAFSPLLPADTLEALRNEPAATFMQLDRQIAQRLEQLDQQRDELGEQQQRQQTLDKEQYQQQTRILQLDAAQQQFAALAGQQQACQEKLTQLLGEHASAEQWQQQLDQAVEQARSAEATANQQLQTVRTRLVQLAAELKAQQERSQALETEDRELSAKIADWRSQHPELDDGGLEELLDVDDQQVSELRQRLQQSEKAIEQAKVLLQERDQRLLVHQAQHNGNLDAEQLATTLAELQNLFAASEHHCAELRAEQAEDQRRQNANQALAQQIADAYTEYQRWARLNALIGSATGDTFRKIAQAYNLDLLVHHANVQLRQLVRRYRLKRGGSMLGLLVMDTEMGDELRSVHSLSGGETFLVSLALALGLASMASSTLKIESLFIDEGFGSLDPESLQLAMDALDGLQAQGRKVAVISHVQEMHERIPVQIQVHRQGNGLSTLEVK, encoded by the coding sequence ATGAAAATTCTCGCGATCCGCCTGAAAAACCTCGCCTCGCTGGCCGGGCCGTTTGAAATCGACTTCACTGCGGAGCCCTTGGCCAGTGCCGGCCTGTTCGCAATTACCGGGCCGACCGGCGCTGGCAAAAGCACCCTGCTCGACGCCCTGTGCCTAGCGCTGTTTGGCGCCGTGCCGCGCCTGAACAACACCGGCCGCGATGCCAAGGTCCCGGACGCCGATGGTGAAATCGGCACCGGCGACCCGCGCACACTGCTGCGGCGTGGCACCGGTGAAGGTTATGCCGAAGTCGATTTCGTCGGTATCGACGGTCGCCGCTATCGCGCTCGCTGGGAGGCTAATCGCGCTCGGGAAAAGGCCGGTGGCAAGCTGCAAGCCAGCCGCCAGAGCCTGCGTGACATCGATCAGGATCAACTGCTGGCCAGCCAGAAAGGCGAATACAAAGCTCAGCTCGAAGCCGCGCTGGGCCTGAACTTCGAACAGTTCACCCGCGCCGTCATGCTGGCTCAGAGCGAGTTCAGCGCCTTCCTCAAGGCTGATGATAACGACCGCAGCGAACTGCTGGAAAAGCTCACCGATACCGCGCTCTATACCCGTCTCGGTCGTCGCGCTTTTGACAAGACCAAAGAAGCTCGCGAAGCCCACAAGTTGTTGCAGGACCAGGCCACCGGGGTCACGCCGCTGTCGCCGGAAGCCCGGGCCGAACTCGATGAGCGCTTCAACGACGCTCAGCAGCAACTCAAGACCCAGCAAGCGCAGCTCAAACAGCTGGAGCTGCAACACACCTGGCTCAAGGACCTGCACCAGTTGCAAGACGCGCAACAAAGCGCCACCGAGCAACTGCACTCCGCCCAGCAACACTGGAACAGCCTAGCCGGTGAGCGCTTGAAGCTCACCCGTCTGGAGCAACTGGCCCCGCAACGGCATCAGTTCGCGCGCAAGACCGAACTCACCGCCCAACTCACGCCTCTGGCGGCGCAGATTCAGCAGCACACGCAACAGCAAAGCGAGCTGACCGAGCGACAGACTCAACTCGAACAGAGCCTGAGCACCGCCCAAACGGCGTTGACCCAAGCGCAAAGCCAACACACCTCCAGCGCGCCACTGCTGCGCCAAGCCTTCGAAGAGCAAAGCACCCTCGCCCGCCTGGTCAAGGACGCCAGCCTCAGTGCCGACCTCAAGCAGCAGGCGGAACAGGCCTGCATTCAGGGTCAGGGCACGATTCAGGGTTTGCTCGACCAACAAAAACAGGTCGCCGAACGGTTGCAGCGGATTGCCGTGGAGCTTGAGCAGAGCACCCATCTGGCGCCGTTGAGCGATGCCTGGAACGCCTACCGTGATCGCCTGCAACAATTGATGCTGATCGGTAATCGCCTGAACAAGGGCCAGGCCGAACTGGCCGCCCTGGAGCAAAGCGCCGCCCGCGCCGCCGAGGAACTGGCCACCCAGCGCCAGAGCCTTGAGGTGCTGTACAAAGAGGCCGGCGCCGAGCCTGAAGCGGTGGCCGAGCAGATTCAGATTCTCGGCAATCTGCTGCAAGACAACCGCAAGCAACTGCGAGCCTTTGAAGAGCTGACGCGACTGTGGGCCAGCCAGCAGGAACTGGACAAGCGCGGCGCCGAGCTTCAGCAGCGGCAACTCGCCGCTCAGCAAGACCGCGATCGTTTGACTCAGGACGGGGTGAAGACCAAGGCCGAACTGAGCGTCGCCGAACAGACCCTGACCGTCACCCGCGAACTGCTGGAGCGTCAGCGTCTGGCGCGCAGTGCCAGCGTCGAAGAATTGCGCGCACAGTTGCAGGACGATCAGCCGTGCCCGGTTTGTGGTAGCCCGGACCATCCTTATCATCAGCCCGAAGCTCTGCTGCAAAGCCTCGGCCGGCATGATGAAAGCGAACAGGCCAACGCTCAAAAAGCGGTGGACCTGCTCAAGGAAAAACTCACCGATTTGCGCGCCGAAGTGGGCGGTTTGATTGCCCAGCAAAAAGAACTGCTGCAACAGCAAGAACAACTCGCGAGTCAGCAACAAGGCCTGACGCCGAGCCTGGAAGCGCACCCACTGTCCGCTCAACTGTTGGACCAGGACGCAAGCAAACGCGATACCTGGCTGACCCAACAAAGCAGCCAGTTGAACCAGAGCATCACCCAGGACGAACAACGGCAAACTGCCTTGCTCACCCTGCAACAGGATGCCGCGCGCCTTGCGCAACAACTGCGCAGCGCCGAAGCGGCGAGTCAGCAAGCAACACAGCACCTGCTCAACCAGCAACGCGAGTTGAGCAGCGATCGCCAACGTCTGGACGAAGAACTGAAGGCGTTCAGCCCCCTGCTCCCGGCCGACACGCTGGAGGCCTTGCGCAACGAACCCGCCGCGACCTTCATGCAGCTCGACCGGCAGATCGCCCAGCGCCTGGAACAGCTCGACCAGCAGCGCGATGAACTCGGCGAACAGCAACAACGCCAGCAGACGCTGGACAAAGAACAGTACCAACAGCAGACCCGCATTCTGCAACTGGACGCGGCGCAACAGCAGTTCGCGGCGCTGGCCGGGCAGCAACAGGCTTGCCAGGAAAAACTGACGCAACTGCTGGGCGAACATGCCAGCGCCGAACAGTGGCAGCAGCAACTGGATCAGGCCGTAGAGCAGGCGCGTAGTGCCGAAGCAACGGCCAATCAGCAATTGCAAACCGTACGCACGCGCTTGGTGCAACTGGCCGCCGAACTCAAGGCTCAGCAAGAACGTTCGCAGGCCCTGGAAACCGAAGATCGCGAGCTGAGCGCCAAGATCGCCGACTGGCGCTCGCAGCATCCAGAGCTGGACGACGGTGGACTGGAAGAGCTGTTGGACGTCGACGACCAACAGGTCAGCGAACTGCGTCAACGATTGCAGCAGAGCGAAAAAGCCATCGAGCAAGCCAAGGTGCTGTTGCAAGAGCGCGATCAGCGTCTGCTCGTTCATCAGGCGCAGCACAACGGCAATCTCGATGCCGAACAACTGGCCACGACGCTGGCAGAGCTGCAAAACCTGTTCGCAGCCAGCGAGCACCACTGCGCCGAATTGCGTGCCGAACAGGCCGAGGATCAGCGTCGGCAGAACGCCAATCAGGCGCTGGCGCAACAGATCGCCGACGCCTACACCGAGTATCAGCGCTGGGCGCGGTTGAATGCGCTGATCGGTTCGGCCACCGGCGACACCTTCCGCAAAATCGCCCAGGCCTACAACCTCGATTTGCTGGTGCATCACGCCAACGTCCAGTTGCGGCAACTGGTGCGGCGTTATCGCCTGAAACGTGGCGGCAGCATGCTCGGGTTATTGGTGATGGACACGGAAATGGGCGATGAACTGCGCTCGGTGCATTCGCTGTCCGGCGGCGAGACGTTCCTGGTGTCGCTGGCGTTGGCGCTCGGTTTGGCGTCGATGGCGTCGAGCACGCTGAAAATCGAATCGCTGTTTATCGACGAAGGCTTCGGCAGTCTCGATCCGGAATCCCTGCAACTGGCCATGGACGCCCTCGATGGTTTGCAAGCGCAGGGCCGCAAGGTCGCGGTGATTTCCCACGTGCAGGAAATGCATGAACGGATTCCGGTACAGATTCAGGTCCACCGCCAAGGCAATGGCCTGAGTACGCTGGAGGTGAAATGA
- a CDS encoding exonuclease SbcCD subunit D C-terminal domain-containing protein, which produces MRLFHTSDWHLGQNLHGQERDFEHACFLDWLLRQLKLDQPDVLLIAGDIFDTVNPPVKAQERLYDFIVSAHEQQPLLTIVMIAGNHDSGSRIELPAPLMRRLRTHALGRVLWLDDGQLDAERLLLPLPDASGEIAAWCLALPFLRPAEVTGAHLGDNYLRGIGQVHEWLIEAANAKRKPGQALIAISHAHMAGGSVSEDSERSLIIGNAEALPASLFGPSISYVALGHLHKPQKVNGEERIRYCGSPIPLSFSEINYQHQILDIQLDGETLVSVEPRLIPRSVHLQRLGCAPLAEILLQLADLPNIDLLADIQRQPWLEVRVRLDEPQPDLRHQVETALQGKAVRLVRIAAEYAGNGSREGIDDNTTLIELDQLSPQELFSRAWQDNYGSEVDEQTLKDFAELLQDVQMESEQP; this is translated from the coding sequence TTGCGTCTGTTTCACACCTCCGACTGGCACCTTGGGCAGAACCTGCACGGCCAGGAGCGCGATTTCGAGCACGCCTGCTTTCTTGACTGGCTGCTGCGTCAGCTGAAACTGGATCAGCCCGATGTGCTGCTGATCGCCGGCGATATCTTTGACACGGTCAACCCACCGGTCAAAGCCCAGGAACGCCTCTACGATTTCATCGTCAGCGCCCATGAGCAGCAACCCTTGCTGACCATCGTGATGATCGCCGGCAACCATGACTCCGGCTCGCGAATCGAACTGCCCGCGCCGCTGATGCGGCGCTTGCGTACTCACGCCCTCGGTCGCGTGCTGTGGCTCGATGACGGTCAACTGGATGCCGAACGCCTGTTGCTGCCGTTGCCTGATGCCAGCGGCGAAATTGCCGCCTGGTGTCTGGCGCTGCCGTTCCTGCGCCCCGCCGAAGTGACCGGTGCGCATTTGGGCGATAACTACTTGCGCGGCATCGGCCAGGTTCATGAATGGCTGATCGAAGCGGCCAACGCCAAGCGCAAGCCGGGCCAGGCGCTGATCGCCATCAGCCATGCGCACATGGCTGGCGGTTCGGTTTCGGAAGATTCCGAACGCAGCCTGATCATCGGCAACGCCGAAGCCCTGCCCGCCAGTCTGTTCGGGCCGAGCATCAGCTATGTCGCCCTCGGGCATTTGCACAAGCCGCAGAAGGTCAATGGTGAAGAGCGCATCCGCTATTGCGGCTCGCCGATTCCCTTGTCGTTCTCCGAGATCAATTACCAGCATCAGATTCTCGACATTCAGCTCGATGGCGAAACATTGGTCAGCGTCGAACCGCGCCTGATTCCGCGTTCCGTCCACTTGCAACGCCTCGGCTGCGCGCCGTTGGCGGAGATCCTGCTGCAACTGGCCGACCTGCCCAACATTGACCTGCTCGCCGATATCCAGCGTCAGCCGTGGCTGGAAGTGCGGGTCCGTCTCGACGAGCCGCAACCGGACCTGCGCCATCAAGTGGAAACCGCCCTGCAAGGCAAAGCCGTGCGGTTGGTGCGGATCGCTGCCGAGTACGCCGGCAATGGCAGCCGCGAGGGCATCGATGACAACACAACCTTGATCGAACTGGATCAACTTTCGCCCCAGGAACTGTTCAGCCGAGCGTGGCAGGACAATTACGGCAGCGAGGTCGACGAGCAAACGCTCAAGGACTTCGCCGAGCTGTTGCAAGACGTGCAGATGGAGAGCGAACAGCCATGA
- a CDS encoding DUF58 domain-containing protein, whose amino-acid sequence MNALLPPEPGIRVSLADLIEMRHRVREVQLFSTPSQRSPLIGLHHSKLRGRGVDFDQVRVYQAGDDVRSIDWRVTARTQEPHTKLFHEERERPIFIMVEQSRRLFFGSGLMFKSVLAAQAASLIGWAALGHNDRVGGLVFGDDEHYEIKPRRSKQSLLQLLNRLVRVNQSLHTEREPDRDAFGIALRRAREVLRPGSLVIVICDERALSDGAEQQLSLLSRHCDLLLLPVSDPLDHALPAAGLLRFAERGAQLELDTLNFDLRQAYRAQAEARIARWELLAQKLRVLLMPLSTQSEMVEQLREYLNPQRPGKSR is encoded by the coding sequence ATGAACGCCCTCCTGCCGCCCGAACCGGGCATCCGTGTCAGCCTCGCCGATCTGATCGAGATGCGCCATCGCGTGCGTGAAGTGCAGCTGTTCTCCACGCCGAGCCAGCGCAGCCCGCTGATCGGCCTGCACCACTCCAAACTGCGCGGGCGCGGGGTGGACTTCGATCAGGTGCGGGTCTATCAGGCCGGTGATGACGTGCGAAGCATCGACTGGCGCGTCACCGCCCGGACCCAGGAGCCTCACACCAAGCTGTTCCACGAAGAACGCGAGCGGCCGATTTTCATCATGGTCGAGCAGAGCCGCCGGCTGTTTTTCGGCTCCGGGCTGATGTTCAAATCGGTGCTTGCCGCCCAGGCAGCGAGCCTGATTGGCTGGGCCGCGCTGGGCCATAACGACCGGGTCGGCGGGCTGGTGTTCGGCGACGACGAGCACTACGAAATCAAACCGAGACGCAGCAAACAGAGCCTGCTGCAATTGCTCAACCGCCTGGTGCGGGTCAATCAGTCGCTGCACACCGAACGCGAGCCGGACCGCGACGCCTTCGGTATTGCCCTGCGCCGCGCCCGAGAAGTATTGCGCCCCGGCAGTCTGGTGATCGTGATCTGCGACGAACGGGCCTTGTCGGACGGTGCCGAGCAACAGTTGAGCCTGTTGTCACGCCATTGCGACCTGTTGCTGCTGCCGGTGTCCGATCCGCTGGATCACGCCCTGCCCGCTGCTGGGCTTTTACGCTTCGCGGAACGGGGCGCGCAGCTGGAACTCGACACGTTGAATTTCGACTTGCGCCAGGCCTATCGCGCACAAGCGGAAGCGCGTATCGCTCGCTGGGAACTGCTGGCGCAGAAGTTGCGGGTATTGCTGATGCCGTTGAGCACCCAAAGCGAAATGGTCGAGCAACTGCGCGAATACCTGAACCCGCAACGTCCGGGGAAAAGTCGATGA